A genomic window from Helicobacter suis HS1 includes:
- a CDS encoding TrbC/VirB2 family protein: MGVLQAGGLENLQNAIQSWLSSGSAKLILTIIFIGIGIFVWKNLDRWKEILLTVLGVVLGSLVFFGAPKLSAWLMQIFQ, from the coding sequence ATGGGAGTATTGCAAGCTGGGGGCTTGGAGAATCTGCAAAATGCCATCCAATCTTGGTTAAGTAGTGGCAGTGCCAAACTAATTTTAACCATCATCTTCATAGGCATTGGTATCTTTGTGTGGAAAAACTTGGATCGGTGGAAAGAGATTTTGTTGACAGTTCTAGGCGTGGTGTTAGGCTCTTTAGTCTTTTTTGGTGCGCCTAAGCTATCTGCTTGGTTGATGCAAATTTTTCAATAA
- a CDS encoding bifunctional ADP-dependent NAD(P)H-hydrate dehydratase/NAD(P)H-hydrate epimerase, with the protein MQAIYKDGQELDKRACMLYQLEPELLMENAAMALKQVVTKQAKRGEKILIVCGSGDNGGDGYALARHLQGTHYCVQVFSAKEPKSALCRVQYQRALCTQVEMISNLNPCAVLVDCLFGSGLQGELDQQMQDLIKQMNALGQWRVACDIPSGIDQNGFISSVAFNAHVSVCMGALKVSLFSDMAKDFTGEIIVADLGIGRSLYETETPFNLLESCDLCLPKRTKQNVHKGYFGHACVYVGKQSGAGLISAKSALAFGAGMVSILGAASLSQSKPIELMYAKEIPTQANAFAIGMGMGVKPTFIEQMLEQGACVLDADLFYEPLLKEWLKKPYSLVLTPHPKEFLALLKTLGFKLDLPTLLRSKLELAHEFSQTFPHVVLLLKGANTLIAYNGRIFINPLGNSALAKGGSGDVLAGLVVALLAQGYTLLDAAIHASLAHALAAATYKESYALTPEKLISNLEMLACKM; encoded by the coding sequence ATGCAAGCTATTTATAAAGACGGTCAAGAGCTAGACAAGCGCGCCTGTATGCTCTATCAATTAGAGCCAGAATTGCTTATGGAAAATGCGGCTATGGCCTTAAAGCAGGTTGTTACAAAGCAAGCTAAAAGGGGGGAGAAGATCTTAATTGTTTGTGGGAGTGGAGACAATGGAGGCGATGGCTATGCTTTGGCTAGGCATTTACAGGGTACTCATTATTGCGTACAAGTCTTTAGCGCTAAAGAACCTAAAAGTGCCTTGTGTCGTGTCCAATACCAGCGCGCTTTGTGTACTCAAGTAGAAATGATAAGCAATTTAAATCCCTGTGCTGTGCTGGTAGATTGTTTATTTGGATCAGGATTACAAGGGGAGTTAGATCAGCAAATGCAGGATTTAATTAAACAGATGAATGCATTAGGGCAATGGCGCGTGGCCTGTGATATACCTAGCGGCATTGATCAAAATGGTTTTATTAGTTCTGTGGCATTTAATGCCCATGTAAGTGTGTGCATGGGGGCTTTAAAGGTAAGTTTATTTAGCGACATGGCCAAAGATTTTACCGGAGAGATTATTGTAGCGGATTTAGGAATAGGGCGCTCTTTGTATGAAACAGAGACTCCCTTTAACTTATTAGAGAGTTGCGATCTGTGTCTACCTAAGCGCACAAAACAAAATGTACATAAGGGATATTTTGGCCATGCATGCGTGTATGTAGGTAAACAGAGTGGGGCGGGGCTCATTAGTGCTAAGAGTGCTTTAGCCTTTGGGGCTGGAATGGTGAGTATTTTAGGGGCAGCTAGTCTAAGCCAAAGCAAACCAATAGAGCTCATGTATGCTAAAGAAATCCCTACTCAAGCTAATGCCTTTGCTATTGGCATGGGTATGGGAGTAAAGCCCACCTTTATAGAACAAATGCTAGAGCAGGGGGCATGTGTGCTAGATGCGGATTTGTTTTACGAACCTCTGTTAAAAGAGTGGCTCAAAAAGCCCTATTCTCTTGTTCTCACACCCCACCCTAAAGAATTTTTAGCACTTTTAAAAACTCTAGGTTTTAAGCTAGATTTACCCACCTTACTACGCTCTAAATTGGAATTAGCCCATGAATTTAGCCAAACTTTCCCGCATGTGGTTTTACTCTTAAAAGGGGCTAATACACTCATTGCTTATAATGGGCGCATTTTTATTAATCCGCTAGGCAATAGCGCTTTGGCTAAGGGAGGGAGTGGAGATGTACTAGCTGGATTAGTGGTGGCACTCTTAGCACAAGGCTACACTCTTTTAGATGCAGCTATCCATGCTAGCCTAGCCCATGCTCTCGCTGCTGCTACTTACAAAGAAAGTTATGCCCTCACCCCAGAAAAACTTATTTCTAATTTAGAGATGCTTGCATGCAAGATGTAA
- a CDS encoding type IV secretion system protein, with translation MSESLQERRAEFARMAEQFSTQVSFEQADYEKFAKLSVALLLELLDQKDNTDREQKDIEEHTSKLDLAQTQHISRQKAEQELDFEQLEQKIKSNVLPQMQATLNAHLNQVQTEIENKIEKFTLDQLDLGSVFRLERKMTQVAFRFVLLGGFVVIALSLAIVLMMPLVRVEPVLIDFANADKHFAIIQRADAKIEQNEALMRALVGSYILNRETINHIDDQERYESVRLQSTSAVFKTFEGLVAGEHSIYTNENIDREVKIINISIYKKGKAQNIAVSDVVVKLFNQGYLSYEKRYRITLSFTFLEKLKFDYNSMPKNPTGFEVLKYSITEIATIKALDTTHKIHKLPRSKIIYQDKGNKGEGQ, from the coding sequence ATGTCTGAAAGTTTGCAAGAGAGGCGTGCAGAGTTTGCTAGGATGGCAGAGCAATTTAGCACCCAAGTCTCATTTGAACAAGCAGATTATGAAAAATTTGCCAAACTCAGTGTTGCGCTTCTTTTAGAGCTCTTAGATCAAAAAGACAACACAGACAGAGAACAAAAAGATATAGAGGAACATACAAGCAAGCTAGACTTAGCACAGACCCAACACATCAGCAGACAAAAAGCAGAACAGGAATTAGATTTTGAGCAATTAGAGCAAAAAATCAAGTCTAATGTGTTACCCCAGATGCAGGCTACTCTCAATGCACATTTAAACCAAGTCCAAACAGAGATTGAGAACAAGATAGAGAAATTCACACTTGATCAACTAGACCTTGGGAGTGTGTTTAGACTAGAGAGAAAGATGACACAAGTAGCCTTTAGGTTTGTCTTACTAGGGGGCTTTGTGGTGATTGCTTTGAGTCTAGCCATTGTGTTGATGATGCCCTTAGTTAGGGTTGAGCCCGTGCTCATAGACTTTGCCAATGCAGACAAGCATTTTGCCATCATCCAGCGTGCGGATGCCAAGATAGAGCAAAATGAAGCCTTGATGCGCGCTTTGGTGGGTAGCTACATCCTCAATAGAGAGACCATCAACCACATAGACGATCAAGAACGCTATGAGAGTGTGCGCCTGCAGAGCACAAGCGCAGTGTTTAAAACCTTTGAGGGTTTGGTAGCTGGAGAGCATAGCATCTATACTAACGAAAATATTGATAGAGAAGTCAAGATCATCAATATCTCTATCTACAAAAAAGGCAAGGCGCAAAATATTGCCGTGTCTGATGTGGTGGTAAAACTCTTCAATCAGGGCTATTTGAGCTATGAGAAGCGTTACCGTATCACCCTGAGCTTTACTTTCTTAGAAAAATTAAAATTTGATTATAACTCCATGCCCAAAAATCCTACAGGATTTGAAGTTCTTAAATACTCCATTACAGAAATAGCAACAATCAAGGCGCTAGATACAACCCATAAAATCCATAAGCTCCCTAGGAGCAAGATTATTTACCAAGATAAAGGGAATAAAGGAGAGGGGCAATGA
- a CDS encoding DNA type IV secretion system protein ComB10 translates to MDANTKKWLKRGGIVLGGALGLFVLAIVVDKSTEKSKEEILELEESTYPLSDYFFVNGKKKDQLQSLPQIETHQHNTKKDYNTINKELEAQNKALEKALESAKQEAKKLPQVVVLKNTETPKSIGSVATPQPVAPIVPPRTRRLTKEQLELLNSRMSPFEPLKDAPKAEIDYGVDSFENLKAQDKGTNENKLLRTITADKMIPAFLITPISSQIAGKVTAQVETDIFANMGRAVLIPKGSKVIGYYNNNNKIGEYRLNIAWTRIITPQGINIMLTNARGVDVKGYNGLIGKVIARNFSKYGMPLLTSTLSNGLLIALTSALANRQNKAGVGNPFFGDYLLMQLTRNTGMSLNQIVGQILADKARINPIIIIREGSRVFISPNLDIFIPKPRHGEVLAQFFKEKKPVVKSQEESYEENEF, encoded by the coding sequence ATGGATGCTAACACCAAGAAATGGCTCAAAAGAGGAGGGATTGTGCTGGGGGGAGCTTTAGGTTTGTTTGTGCTAGCCATAGTAGTGGATAAGAGCACAGAGAAGTCTAAAGAAGAAATCCTTGAGTTAGAGGAGAGCACCTATCCTTTGAGTGATTATTTTTTTGTCAATGGCAAGAAAAAAGACCAGCTCCAGAGTTTGCCACAGATAGAAACACACCAGCACAACACCAAAAAAGACTACAACACCATCAACAAGGAGCTAGAAGCGCAAAACAAAGCCCTAGAGAAAGCCTTAGAGAGCGCCAAGCAAGAAGCTAAGAAACTTCCACAAGTGGTGGTGCTTAAAAACACAGAGACACCCAAGTCTATTGGGAGTGTGGCAACACCCCAGCCTGTTGCTCCTATTGTGCCCCCACGCACCAGAAGACTCACCAAAGAGCAATTAGAGCTCTTAAACTCTAGAATGAGCCCCTTTGAGCCCCTCAAAGATGCGCCCAAAGCAGAGATTGACTATGGAGTAGATAGCTTTGAAAATCTCAAAGCCCAAGATAAAGGTACAAATGAGAATAAGCTCTTAAGAACGATCACCGCTGATAAGATGATTCCAGCCTTTCTGATCACGCCCATCTCTAGCCAAATTGCGGGCAAGGTTACTGCACAGGTGGAGACAGATATTTTTGCCAATATGGGCAGGGCTGTGCTCATCCCTAAGGGCTCAAAGGTTATTGGCTATTACAATAACAACAATAAGATAGGTGAATACCGCCTCAACATTGCATGGACGCGCATTATCACACCTCAAGGCATTAATATCATGCTCACCAATGCTAGAGGCGTAGATGTGAAGGGCTATAATGGGTTGATTGGTAAGGTCATTGCCCGTAACTTCTCTAAATATGGCATGCCCTTACTCACCTCCACTCTCTCTAATGGCTTGCTCATCGCGCTCACCTCTGCTCTAGCTAATAGACAGAATAAGGCAGGGGTGGGCAACCCTTTTTTTGGGGACTATCTCTTGATGCAACTGACCCGCAACACAGGGATGAGCCTCAATCAGATCGTAGGACAAATCCTAGCAGACAAAGCCCGTATCAATCCTATTATCATCATTAGAGAAGGAAGCCGTGTTTTTATCTCCCCTAATTTAGACATCTTCATCCCTAAGCCTAGGCATGGGGAAGTCCTCGCACAATTTTTTAAAGAGAAAAAGCCCGTTGTTAAATCACAGGAGGAAAGCTATGAGGAAAATGAGTTTTAG
- a CDS encoding VirB4 family type IV secretion/conjugal transfer ATPase, whose protein sequence is MLSDLFTFCKHKSIDYLAGLMPKTYSMVEENNILGIYDSQFLITKQENLVGLLELQGLSYLNLMQQDLEHYFNARQSALDSIPLGVHLRIVAKRRKEQIKQNTQIDNPYARAIIAGFESKEIYDNRYYLVFESTTGTLKSFFEKKKLEMSTSIAESQDNQERSKQKNITFINKHSMLKATMQRISHALKDFNPRELNSQEALRFYAEYINGFNIPLKPKMGILSDSYIASDVEFRKDYFLINFKGKTTYQRFVGVKNYENQTITSVALSCLLHYACELDIIFSIEPLGIFESLHFLKVRKKFSFVNFVKEELDRYIDLVQASRLSMQKIALNVLIRAESKESLDRHTEAVLNLLNNEGLVSKEETIGMIPSYFSFFPGRMDLNYRARYQTSSVMAALILFEKNNRGFKANSWGDMPLSVFKNLDHSPYLFNFHNQEVQHKGVLAHNIARVNGHTMIIGATGAGKTTLMSYLMMSALKYPNLDILALDRLNGLYSFTKYFGGVYNNDEEFYINPLTLEDSKENVEFLWSFYTYMLGIESTNKRDKELTEDQNAVRNAIGSMYADHKKKSKQQEAYEPYTLEEFTNTFIKTQSEQIKGTLEPYLQNPIFNAREDCLEFKSRITTINMDSVINNQKDAGLLAYYIFYKLIHRALHTNRGFFCFIDEFKSYAQNALMNDKINLIITQARKVNGVVALALQDIHQLDEVKNADSFIKNMGTLIFYPQKNINTDKLKDQFGIKLSDLERHFLENTNVSSHQILIKNMNDSTSNVVDVSLAALGKYLPIFSSNASTMAHIKHLIKQYPTSWREVFVHG, encoded by the coding sequence ATGCTAAGTGATTTGTTTACATTTTGCAAACACAAGAGCATTGACTATCTAGCAGGCTTGATGCCTAAAACCTACTCTATGGTTGAGGAAAATAATATTCTAGGCATCTACGATTCCCAATTTTTAATCACCAAACAAGAGAATTTAGTAGGGTTGTTGGAATTGCAGGGCTTGAGTTACTTGAATTTGATGCAACAGGATTTAGAACATTACTTTAATGCCCGCCAGAGTGCATTAGATAGTATCCCTCTAGGTGTGCATCTAAGAATTGTGGCTAAAAGAAGAAAAGAGCAAATCAAGCAGAATACACAGATAGATAATCCTTATGCTAGGGCTATCATTGCAGGATTTGAGAGCAAAGAGATTTATGATAACCGCTACTATCTTGTCTTTGAGAGCACAACAGGCACGCTTAAGAGCTTTTTTGAAAAGAAAAAGCTAGAGATGAGCACTTCTATAGCAGAGAGCCAAGATAATCAAGAGCGCTCCAAGCAAAAAAACATCACCTTTATTAACAAGCACTCCATGCTCAAAGCAACCATGCAGAGAATAAGCCATGCACTCAAAGACTTCAACCCTAGAGAGCTTAACAGCCAAGAAGCCCTTAGATTTTATGCCGAATATATCAATGGCTTTAACATTCCTTTAAAACCTAAAATGGGCATTCTCAGCGATAGTTATATTGCTAGTGATGTAGAATTTAGAAAAGATTACTTCCTGATCAATTTTAAGGGCAAAACCACCTACCAACGCTTTGTAGGCGTGAAAAACTATGAAAACCAAACCATCACTTCTGTGGCTCTCTCTTGCTTGTTACACTATGCATGTGAGCTAGACATTATCTTTTCTATAGAGCCTTTGGGCATTTTTGAGAGTTTGCATTTCTTAAAAGTACGCAAGAAATTTAGTTTTGTTAATTTTGTCAAAGAGGAGTTAGATAGATACATTGATCTGGTGCAAGCTTCTAGACTCTCTATGCAAAAAATTGCCTTGAATGTGCTCATCAGAGCAGAAAGCAAAGAGAGTTTAGACAGACACACTGAGGCGGTTTTAAACTTGCTTAACAATGAAGGCTTGGTGAGCAAAGAGGAGACTATCGGGATGATACCCTCTTACTTTTCTTTCTTTCCGGGTCGGATGGACTTAAACTATAGAGCTAGATACCAGACTTCTAGCGTGATGGCGGCCTTGATCTTGTTTGAAAAGAATAACAGGGGCTTTAAAGCCAACTCTTGGGGGGATATGCCCTTGAGCGTGTTTAAAAACTTAGATCACTCCCCTTATTTATTCAATTTCCACAACCAAGAAGTGCAACACAAGGGCGTGTTAGCCCACAATATTGCTAGAGTCAATGGACACACGATGATTATCGGAGCAACAGGAGCAGGCAAGACCACCTTGATGAGCTATTTGATGATGAGTGCTTTGAAATACCCAAATTTAGACATTTTAGCCCTAGATAGACTCAATGGCTTGTATTCCTTCACTAAATACTTTGGAGGGGTGTATAACAATGATGAGGAGTTTTACATTAACCCTTTGACTTTAGAGGACTCTAAAGAAAATGTAGAGTTTTTGTGGAGCTTTTATACTTACATGCTAGGCATTGAATCTACCAACAAAAGAGATAAAGAGCTCACAGAAGATCAAAATGCCGTGCGCAATGCTATTGGGAGTATGTATGCAGACCACAAGAAAAAGAGCAAGCAGCAAGAAGCCTATGAGCCCTATACCTTAGAAGAGTTCACCAACACCTTTATTAAGACACAATCTGAACAAATCAAAGGCACTTTAGAGCCTTATTTGCAAAACCCCATTTTCAATGCCAGAGAGGATTGCCTAGAGTTTAAAAGCCGCATCACCACCATTAATATGGATTCTGTGATCAACAACCAAAAAGACGCAGGGCTACTTGCTTATTACATTTTCTATAAGCTCATCCATAGAGCCTTGCACACCAATCGGGGCTTTTTTTGCTTCATTGATGAGTTTAAATCCTATGCGCAAAATGCGCTGATGAATGACAAGATTAATCTCATCATCACCCAAGCGCGCAAGGTCAATGGGGTGGTTGCTTTGGCTTTGCAAGACATCCACCAGTTAGATGAAGTGAAAAATGCCGACAGCTTTATTAAAAATATGGGCACACTGATCTTCTATCCCCAAAAGAACATCAATACAGACAAGCTCAAAGACCAGTTTGGCATCAAACTTAGCGATTTAGAACGCCATTTCCTAGAAAACACCAATGTTTCTAGCCACCAGATTTTAATTAAAAATATGAATGATAGCACTTCTAATGTGGTGGATGTGAGTTTGGCTGCTCTAGGTAAGTATTTGCCTATCTTTAGTTCTAATGCCAGCACTATGGCACATATCAAGCATTTAATCAAACAATACCCAACTAGCTGGAGAGAAGTGTTTGTGCATGGGTAA
- a CDS encoding CfrBI family restriction endonuclease, whose protein sequence is MNLDEVMVEQIINKLLRGEDYRDEIINAINVEFLDFALFFFKQILEAKMQDEALYLAWYKKHFISNPDITPKEAAIYAGINEKTIRNIYGCGTKEVILDVAQNNMDYLENLLHALGESENIGIHLKITHKSISVELDLNESLVVINALATKKIALRGGAWSSVGKKVEKPLLLALCQKCGVSEGFYSAKTFCKDKNLAYDREVDFKLYNADKSQEYRVEVKLMGKGNPESADAVMARESHIFVADTLSDQNKKQLKDWNIEFLELKGNKHCIDDFKNILKRLHIPHKT, encoded by the coding sequence TTGAACTTAGATGAGGTGATGGTGGAGCAGATTATAAACAAGCTTTTAAGAGGAGAGGATTATAGAGATGAGATTATAAATGCGATCAATGTGGAGTTTTTAGACTTTGCCTTATTTTTCTTTAAGCAAATTTTAGAGGCTAAAATGCAAGATGAGGCGCTCTATTTAGCTTGGTATAAAAAACATTTTATTTCTAATCCAGATATAACGCCCAAAGAAGCAGCCATTTATGCCGGGATTAATGAAAAGACCATCCGCAATATTTATGGGTGTGGAACAAAAGAGGTGATCTTAGATGTAGCACAAAATAATATGGACTATCTTGAAAATTTGTTGCATGCATTAGGAGAGAGTGAAAATATAGGAATCCACCTTAAAATAACCCATAAAAGCATTAGTGTAGAGCTTGATTTAAACGAGTCGTTAGTAGTGATTAATGCTTTAGCCACTAAGAAAATTGCTTTGCGGGGTGGGGCGTGGAGCAGTGTGGGTAAGAAGGTAGAAAAGCCCTTACTCTTGGCATTATGTCAAAAATGTGGTGTTTCTGAGGGGTTTTACAGCGCTAAGACTTTCTGTAAAGATAAAAATCTTGCCTACGATAGAGAAGTGGATTTTAAACTTTACAATGCAGATAAAAGTCAAGAATATAGAGTGGAGGTTAAATTGATGGGTAAGGGCAACCCAGAGTCTGCGGATGCAGTGATGGCCAGAGAATCGCATATTTTCGTAGCCGACACACTGAGCGATCAAAATAAAAAACAACTTAAAGATTGGAACATAGAATTTTTAGAACTCAAGGGCAATAAGCACTGTATTGATGATTTTAAAAATATATTAAAAAGATTACACATTCCACATAAAACCTAG
- a CDS encoding DNA-methyltransferase, with translation MNNPTKKSKSLFEPLTIEFIKKLGAEKSDTNLYLLMELFKKDGVEIGIKREIVSSIGRQKDNDAIFAFLNQEALKGWCVDICCQMLRTCLYKAKQDSRFIALRDKILKHYDNEVMHKMVAYHEFRQNKHSLKKQSPQIKRPTLLVGDNRLTLNKIRQGQIQLVFTSPPYYNARTYSSYKNYKEYLKQMQESLAQAYRILEEGRFIIINVSPVIVKRAGREFESIRYPIHFDFHSILVQSGFYFIDEIIWIKPEVCVPNRIAGYLQTKRPLSYKPNCITESLLVYRKNTPFLLDRNMKRYNKRLKNDGAVDSTNCWFITPKSDKDHPAVFPEELVARVLRYYSFEGDVVCDPFAGSGTLARVAQRMKRIALLCEQNEEFVKRLKREGFFELR, from the coding sequence ATGAATAATCCAACAAAAAAATCCAAATCACTTTTTGAACCACTCACTATTGAGTTTATCAAGAAATTAGGAGCAGAAAAATCAGATACAAATTTGTACTTGTTAATGGAGTTGTTTAAAAAGGACGGTGTGGAGATTGGGATTAAAAGAGAGATAGTCTCTTCTATTGGTCGGCAAAAAGATAATGATGCTATTTTTGCGTTTTTAAACCAAGAGGCACTTAAAGGGTGGTGTGTTGATATTTGCTGCCAGATGTTGCGCACTTGCCTTTATAAAGCAAAACAGGATAGCCGGTTTATAGCTTTAAGAGATAAAATATTAAAGCATTATGATAACGAAGTGATGCATAAGATGGTTGCCTACCATGAATTTAGACAAAATAAACACAGCCTCAAGAAACAAAGCCCACAAATCAAAAGACCGACTCTACTAGTTGGAGATAATCGTCTTACCCTAAACAAAATAAGACAAGGGCAGATCCAGCTAGTTTTTACCTCCCCGCCTTATTATAATGCCAGAACCTATAGCTCGTATAAGAACTACAAAGAGTATTTAAAGCAAATGCAAGAGAGCTTAGCGCAAGCTTATAGAATCTTAGAAGAGGGGAGGTTTATCATTATCAATGTTTCCCCAGTAATTGTTAAGAGGGCGGGGCGTGAATTTGAGAGTATCCGCTATCCTATACATTTTGATTTCCACTCTATTTTGGTACAAAGCGGGTTTTATTTTATTGATGAGATTATCTGGATCAAGCCTGAAGTCTGCGTGCCTAATCGCATTGCAGGCTATTTACAGACAAAAAGACCGCTCAGTTATAAGCCAAACTGTATCACTGAGAGCCTATTAGTTTATCGCAAGAATACGCCTTTTTTGTTAGATAGAAATATGAAGCGCTATAACAAGCGCTTAAAAAATGATGGTGCAGTAGATAGCACTAATTGTTGGTTCATTACCCCCAAATCTGATAAAGATCACCCAGCCGTGTTTCCTGAAGAGCTGGTAGCAAGGGTGCTTAGATATTATTCCTTTGAAGGAGATGTTGTGTGCGATCCCTTTGCAGGGAGCGGTACGCTAGCAAGGGTGGCTCAAAGAATGAAGCGTATTGCGCTTTTATGTGAACAGAATGAGGAGTTTGTTAAGAGATTAAAAAGGGAGGGATTTTTTGAACTTAGATGA
- a CDS encoding TrbG/VirB9 family P-type conjugative transfer protein translates to MRVINRTHTPLVSLYALSLCANAILLSTLHAEAQNADGYMPPVFDHPVDHQAPAHPNPYPAPKSQPTPPTNPYTAPNAPPPSAPTPFSSKPTPVKPQEEKPKVSAFKDNSKSQTILENKGLVRKSGNDDSVEDSFEDKESDSLAPMQNLHAIQSNFFSKRHSKRDNTTFIDYHIGETYNVRLRYAMTTTFIFNDNISQVILGDEIGFSTKMLGTDKEHLIGNILLIKPLQIGVDSNLTIVGKSGKVYSFYIFSTNYTSHKTPALIVYVSSKDFFKPLRKPAEEKVLEPTTTKNNTTPQKPTAHKKTAKRKKKPKTEAHKSTPSHLPSKEPPKALSPEQINRRYASDAFSVITNHTKDFRKSPNTEDDFKKLDYTAQVSDDGKYLRIGDAINHIYIEKSKIERGYVIMPFKKRKWYCFWICKKPSKKAHAFKPLDIFNDQQFTYFKFDRANAHSKFPVLYKVVDGYDNPVNSRVVGDYIIAEDVSDVWDLKMGKDYICVKKLHSKSRNGC, encoded by the coding sequence ATGAGGGTAATAAATAGAACACACACGCCCCTTGTATCTCTATACGCTCTATCTCTATGTGCTAACGCAATCTTATTAAGCACTTTACACGCAGAAGCCCAGAATGCCGATGGGTATATGCCTCCTGTATTTGATCATCCTGTAGATCATCAAGCCCCAGCACACCCAAACCCCTATCCAGCCCCTAAAAGCCAGCCAACACCCCCTACAAACCCATACACCGCTCCAAATGCACCACCCCCCAGTGCACCCACACCCTTTAGTTCCAAGCCAACGCCTGTCAAGCCACAAGAAGAGAAGCCTAAAGTTTCTGCTTTCAAAGACAATTCCAAATCCCAAACTATCCTAGAAAACAAAGGTTTGGTTAGAAAGAGTGGCAATGATGATAGTGTTGAGGATAGCTTTGAGGACAAAGAGAGCGATTCACTTGCCCCTATGCAGAATTTGCACGCCATCCAATCTAATTTTTTTAGCAAAAGGCACTCCAAGAGAGATAACACCACCTTCATTGATTATCACATTGGCGAAACCTACAATGTCCGTTTGCGCTATGCCATGACCACCACTTTCATTTTCAATGACAACATCTCTCAAGTCATTTTAGGCGATGAGATTGGCTTTTCTACTAAAATGCTAGGCACAGATAAAGAACACTTGATTGGCAACATCTTGCTCATTAAGCCCCTGCAAATTGGCGTGGATAGTAATTTGACCATTGTGGGCAAGAGTGGGAAGGTCTATAGTTTCTATATCTTTTCTACAAACTACACCAGCCACAAGACCCCCGCACTCATTGTCTATGTCTCTTCTAAGGATTTTTTCAAGCCTTTAAGAAAGCCAGCAGAGGAAAAAGTGTTAGAGCCCACCACTACAAAGAACAACACAACACCCCAAAAGCCAACGGCGCACAAGAAGACAGCCAAGCGCAAGAAAAAACCAAAGACAGAAGCGCACAAAAGCACACCAAGCCACTTGCCAAGCAAAGAGCCACCCAAAGCACTATCCCCTGAACAAATTAACCGCCGCTATGCTAGCGATGCTTTTTCTGTAATCACTAACCACACTAAAGATTTTAGAAAATCCCCCAATACAGAGGATGATTTTAAGAAACTAGATTACACCGCCCAAGTGAGTGATGATGGCAAATATCTTAGAATTGGCGATGCGATCAACCACATCTACATTGAAAAGTCTAAGATAGAGCGCGGTTATGTGATTATGCCCTTTAAAAAGCGCAAATGGTATTGTTTCTGGATTTGCAAAAAGCCTAGTAAGAAAGCCCACGCTTTCAAGCCCTTAGATATTTTCAACGATCAGCAATTCACCTATTTTAAGTTTGATCGAGCTAATGCGCATTCTAAATTTCCCGTGCTCTACAAGGTTGTTGATGGCTATGACAATCCAGTTAATAGCCGTGTGGTAGGTGATTATATCATTGCTGAGGATGTGAGTGATGTGTGGGATTTGAAGATGGGCAAGGACTATATTTGTGTCAAAAAACTCCACTCAAAGAGTAGAAATGGATGCTAA